The proteins below are encoded in one region of Hordeum vulgare subsp. vulgare chromosome 3H, MorexV3_pseudomolecules_assembly, whole genome shotgun sequence:
- the LOC123444095 gene encoding uncharacterized protein LOC123444095, whose product MLVNPSGQIRPSLPPTPAPNPSPTARVWGETSSPPSACLRRAPAAMADAKDAVELFPNPIASDPHPLSLHPHSSLTSLLRQVVDGEAGQGRGGR is encoded by the coding sequence ATGCTTGTTAATCCTTCCGGCCAGATCCGTCCCTCCCTGCCTCCAACACCCGCGCCCAACCCATCCCccacggctagggtttggggcgagACCTCGTCTCCACCATCGGCGTGCCTCCGACGAGCTCCGGCGGCCATGGCCGATGCGAAAGACGCTgtcgagctcttccccaaccccaTCGCCAGCGACCCGCACCCCCTCTCGCTCCACCCCCATAGCTCGTTGACCAGCCTGCTCCGTCAGGTCGTGGACGGCGAGGCTGGGCAGGGAAGAGGAGGTCGCTGA